In the genome of Gemmatimonas sp. UBA7669, the window CTGCGTATGTTTAGAGACTGGCCCGTCCGCCTACCCGAGCTTGCCATCATGCGTCGCATATCCTCCCTGCTGTCTCTCGCCGGCATTGCCGCCCTCGTGGCGGTGAGCTCGGCTTTCGTGCCGCCCACCAAGGGTGCTGCCGCAAAGGGCGCTGCCCGTGTGCCGGCCACTGTGCCCGGGCCGCGCATCACGGCGTTGCCCGTCACGGGCGTGGCTGCCGAGGAAGCCGTCAACATCGACTGGCGCGTGCTGGCTGGTCTCGACTACTCCAACGGCAAGGCCACGGACACGCTCAAGAAGCTCGACGGCAAGTTGGTGCGCATCCCCGGCTTTGTGGTGCCGCTCGATGACTTCCAGGAGGAAGGCGCCGAGTTCCTGCTGGTGCCCTACTACGGCGCCTGCGTGCACACGCCGCCGCCGCCGCCCAACCAGATCGTGATGGTGGAGATGACGGGCAAGAAGGCCATCAAGCTCAACCTCTTCGATGCGGTGTGGATGTCGGGCCGTCTCAAGATCAATTCGGTGGAGAGCCCTTACGGCACGGTGGGCTACCAGCTCGAAGGCCTGAAGGTCGAACCCTACTCGGCGAAATGAGTACGGCGACGGCGCCCGCCGTCGCCCTTTCTGACGTGCGCTTCGCCTACAAGGCGGGGCGCGACGTCCTGGCGATTGAGCGGCTGACCATCGCCCGCGGTGAGACGGTGTTTTTGCATGGGCCGAGCGGCAGTGGCAAGACCACGCTGCTCGGCCTTCTTGCAGGAGTGCTGCAGGCCAATCGCGGGCAGGTCCAGGTGCTGGGTGAGGATTTCACACGCATGTCGAGTGGCGCCCGCGACGCGTTTCGCGCGCGGCATCTGGGTTACGTGTTCCAGATGTTCAATCTCATCCCGTACTTGTCGGTGAAGGAGAACATCCTGCTGCCCATCCGGCTCGATGCCGGACGGCGCGCGCGACTGGGCACTCAGTCCTTCGACGCGGCTGTGCGCGAGGTGGCCGGTGAGCTGGATATTGCGCGCTATCTCGACACGCCCATTGGCGAGCTGAGTGTGGGTCAGCAGCAGCGCGTCGCGGCGGCGCGGGCGCTCATCGGACACCCCGAAGTGGTGATTGCCGACGAGCCTACGAGTGCGCTCGATACCGACCGGCGTGAGCAGTTTCTGCAACTGCTCTTCCGTTCGTGTGAGAAGGCGCAGGCCACACTGGTGTTCGTGAGCCACGATCACACGCTCATGCCGCTGTTCTCGCGCATCGTGGAGCTCGGCGAGATCAACACGGCAGCCACGGTGGGGAGCGGCGCATGAGTCTCATTCTGCGTCTGGCGTTGGCTTCGCTCAAGAGCCGCAAGCTCACCACCGGACTGACAGTGGCGTCCATTGCGCTCAGCGTGACGCTGCTGGTGGGCATTGAGACCGTGCGCGCCGGTGTGCGCGAGAGTTTTGCCGGCACCATTCGTGGTGTCGATCTCATCGTGGGCGCGCGCGGTGGCACGCTGCAGATTCTACTGAGTTCCGTGTTTGGCATCGGGTCGCCGGCGGGCAGTGTGAAGCTGTCCACCATGCAGCGCTGGGCCGAACATCCGGCAGTGAAGTGGGTGGTGCCGTACTCGTTGGGTGACAGTCATCGTGGGTTCCGCGTGATTGGCACCACGCCCGAGTTCTTCGAGCGCTACCGCTATCGGCAGAATGCATCGCTGACGTTCACGGCCGGCGGACCGGCGGTGGGTGACACGGACGTCGTGATCGGCTACGACGTGGCGCAGCGCCTTGGCTATGCAGTGGGCACGCCCGTGGTGGTCGTACATGGACTGCAGGACATCGGGACGTCCAGCCATGAAGCGCATCCCTTCAAGGTCGTCGGCATTCTCGCGCGTACGTTCACGCCCATCGATCGCAGTGTCTACGTGACGCTGGAGGGGATCGAGGCGATGCACGAGGAGGGTGAACAGCAAACGGCGGCAGCCGGGACGGCAGAAGCCATTGAGCCGGGAGCCAAGGGGGCAGGAGCCGAGGGGGCAGGAGCCGAGGGGGCAGGAGCAAAGGGCGGAGAAACGGTAGCGGCGACGTCGGCAAAGACACCGGCGTCAACGGTGATGCCGGGCGCAGAACCGCCGCCGGGCACGCCCATGGTCATGCCGGGTGCGGAGCCACCGCCGGGCACGCCCATGGTCATGCCGGGGGCGCAGCCGCCAGCGGGTACGCCGCTCGTAATGCCGGGGGCGGAGGCGCCGCCTGAGGTCAGGCAGGCGCCGCGTCCTGCGCCCAAGCCGAAGCCAGTGGCAGCCGACACCGCCAAGGAAGAGCACGACCACGGCGATGATCAGATCACCGCATTCTTTGTCGGCACCAAGAACCGTTTCGAAGCGCTGATGCTGCAACGCGAGATGAACACCGATCTCGTCGAGCCGCTCACCGCGCTCATCCCCGGTGTCGCGCTTGGGGAGCTCTGGCAGAACATCGGCAACGCCGAGGTGGGCCTGCGCATCATCGCGATGTTCGCGGTGGCCATCAGCATCACTGGCATGCTGGTGTCGCTCTACTCGTCGCTCGAGGCACGCCGCCGGGAGATGGCCATTCTGCGAGCCATCGGTGCGGGCCCGCGCACCATTCTTTCGCTGCTGGTGCTCGAGAGCACGCTGCTGGCCTTCCTCGGCTGCGTGATTGGTGTGGCCCTCGTGTACGCCGGCCTCGCGCTGGCGCAGGGGCCCGTTGAGCAGCGCTTCGGTCTGCATCTCGCGCTGCGCGCGCTGGGCAGCACCGAGTACCTCTACCTCGGTATCGTCATGGGCGCGGGCATGCTCATTGGCTTCGTGCCGGCGTGGAAGGCCTACCGCACCTCGCTCGTCGACGGACTCTCGCCGCGGCAGTGACGCGCGACAGCGCGGCGAGGATGATCCAGGTCATGTGCCATCGGTTCACTTGCTAGTTGATCCACCGTAGTCGTCCCATCCACCCAACGCTCCCCATGAACAAGTCGCTTGCCACGCTGCTGGCACTCACCGCGCTCTCGTCACCGCTCGCTGCGCAGCCGCGCCGAGGCGGACCGCCGGTGCAGCCCAATCCGCAGGCCCTGCCCATGAATCCCCTCCCGGACTACGTGCGCAAGGATGCGCCCACCAATCCGGCGATCCTCAAGATCTGGGAAGAGGGCATGCAGCGTTCGCAGGCGGCAAAGTTTGCGCAGCAGCTCATGGACTCGGTCGGCCCGCGTCTCACTGGCTCGCCGGGCATGAATCGCGGACAGGACTGGCTGTTGGCCACGTACAAGCAGCTCGGCGTGACCGCGCGAAAGGAGCGCTACGGCACCTGGAACTCGTGGGGACGTGGCGCCGCGTTTGCGCAACTCACCGCGCCGCGCGTCAAGCCGCTCGAAGCCACCATGCTCTCGTGGAGCGGCAACACCGGCGGCAAGTGGGTGGAGGGCGAGGTTATCACGCTGCAGCCCTACAGCTCGCCGGAGGAGTTCAAGGCCTGGCTGCCCACGGTGAAGGGCAAGATTGTACTGGCCAGCGCGCCTCGTCTCACCTGCCGCATGCCGCAGCAGGTCGCAGAGTTTGCCACGCCCGCCTCGGCCGCCGCCCTCGATACGGTGCAGCGTGATCTTGACGCCACCTATCGGGGTCTGACGCAGCGCGTGCCCACGTTCTACGCCGATGTGAAGGCGGCCGGTGCACTCGCGGTGTTCGAATCGTACTGGTCCAACTATCCCGGCATCGACAAGATCTTCGGTTCGCCGCGCAACAGCGCACTGCCCACCTTCGATATCGGGTGCGAAGACTACGGCATGCTGTTCCGCCTTGCGCAGAACAAGCAGGGTCCCAAGGTCAAGCTCACGGCCGAGTCGGAGTTCCTCGGCGAGCAGCCGGTGTTCAACGTGATCGCCGAGATCAAGGGCTCGGCCAAGCCCGATGAGTACGTGGTGCTCTCGGCGCACTTCGACAGCTGGGAAGGCCACAGCGGCGCCACCGACAACGGCACGGGCACCGTGACCATGCTCGAGGCGCTTCGCATTCTCAAGACGGTGCTGCCGAATCCGTCACGCACGATTCTCGTGGGCCACTGGAGTGGCGAAGAGCAGGGCCTCAACGGCTCGGGCGCCTTCGCGGCCGATCATCCGGAAGTGGTGAAGGGGCTGCAGTTCCTCTTCAATCAGGACAATGGCACGGGCCGCGTGGTGAACACGGGGCCGAGCATTCTGCCGGAGAACGGCCCGCGCCTCGCGCAGTACATGGCGGAGATGCCGTCGCAGCTCACGCAGTATCTGCGGCTGTCGGGCCCGAGTGGGGTGGGCGGTGGCTCCGATCACGCCAGCTTCCTCTGCCACGGAGCGCCGGCCGCCAGTCTCGGTGCGCTGTCCTGGGACTACAGTCTCACCACCTGGCACACCAATCGCGATTCGTTCGACAAGGTCATGCAGGATGACCTCAAGCACAACGCGACGCTGACCGCAATGTTCGCGTACCTGGCCAGCGAAGATCCGCAGCCCAGCTCGCGCACGCTGCTCAATCCGCTGCCGCCGAGCGCGCCGAACGGTCCGCCGATTTCGATTCCCAACTGCGGGCGGCCGCAGCGCGAGTCGGCGGGGTACCGGCGGTAACGGGAAAACCCAAAACTCACAACTTCAACTCAAAGCTCAAAGCTGACCTAATCTGGCGGCGCTGATATGCGCGCCGCAGGCATCCGTCAGCTTTGAGCTTTGAGTTCAAGTTTTGAGTTTTGGGTTTGTTCTACTTCCCCGTCAGCATCCCCAGCGCCGCCCTCACAATCGCGCTCACCTCGCGTGCGCTGCCGGCCTCCATGACCGCGCGCACCGCACGGTCGGCCTCGGCCTGATTGTAGCCCAGCGCCACCAGTGCGCGCACACTGTCATCGCTGACGGCTGACCCGCCGCCCACGCCACCCGCCTGTGTCGGCGCCGAGCCGATGCTGTCCATCTTGTCGGCCAGGTCGAGAATGATCTGCTCGGCCTTCTTGCGGCCCACGCGCGGCACACGCATGAGCGTCGTGATGTCCTTGTCGCGCAGCGCACGCACCACACGATCCGGCGTGAGGGCCGAGAGAATGCCGAGTGCCAGCGCCGGCCCCACGCCCTTGGCCACCAGCAGCTTCTGAAACACCGCCCGCTCGTAGGGCTGCAGAAAGCCGTAGAGGTGCCAGGCATCTTCGCGCACGACCAGGTGGGTGTGCAGCGTGATGGGGCCGTTGTCGCGCGGCAAGGCTTCGAACACCCCGAGCGGAATGAGACACTCGTAGGCCACGCCGCCCGCGGTGAGCAGTTCCACGCGTTCGAGCTCACGGTGAACAATGGTGCCGGTAACCTGGGCAATCATGCGCGACGTTTGGCAGCAAGTGAGGCGAGCGACGGCAGCGTCGGCATCGCGGGGCGGGGAAGCGAGGACTGCAGGCAGGCGCAGAGTGCGGCCGCCACACCATCGGCGGCGTCAGCGGGCTGCGGGGCGGCCTTGAGTTTCAGCAAGCGCGCCACCATGAACTGCACCTGCTCCTTGGTGGCACTGCCGCGGCCGGTGATGGCCTTCTTGATCTCGGCCGGCGGATACTCGTGAATGGTCAGCGCGGCTTGTTGCGCCGCCAGCAGAATCACACCGCGCGCATGCCCGAGCACGATGGTGGTGCGCACATTGCGCGCGTAGAACACATCTTCGATGGCCAGCGTGTCGGGGCGATGCCGTTCAATGACCTCGCGCACGCCCTCGTGAATGTCGTGCAGTCGATTGGGCAGCGGTTCACGCGCCGCGGTGCGCAGCACCCCGCATTCCACCAGGGTTGGTGTGCGCCCGTCGAAGGCCACCACCCCGTAGCCGGTCACGGCGGTGCCCGGGTCGATGCCGAGCACCAACGACGGTCGACCGACCACCGGACGACCGTGGCTCGGCCGACCGGCCACGTGGGTCACGCGCCGGCCATGGCGCTTTCGTCCATCTCGAAGTTGGCGTCGACCTTCTGCACGTCGTCCAGTTCTTCGAGTGCCTCGAGCAGCTTGAGCAGGTTGGTGGCGTTGTCGCCTTCCACCTTCACGGTGTTCTTGGGCACCCACGCCAGTTCCGCGTCGTCGATGGTGTACTTCTTCGACTCGAGCCCTTCCTTCACCGCGTGCAGCGACGCGGGCTCGGTGGTGATCACGAACACCTCGCCTTCGTTCGACACATCATCAGCGCCGGCTTCCAGCGCCGCTTCGATGAGCGCGTCCTCATTCACGCCGTCGGCGGGCACGGTCATCTGCCCCTTGCGGTCGAACATGAAGGCGACCGAGTTGGACGTGCCCATGTTGCCGCCGTTGCGCGAGAGCTTGTGCCGCACATCGGCCACGGTGCGCGTGGGATTGTCGGTGACGGCCTGAATCATGATGGCCACGCCGCCCGGTCCATACGCTTCGTAGAGCACTTCAGTGTAGTCTGCGCCCTCGAGCTCGCCGGTGCCCTTCTTGATGGCGCGCTCGATGTTGTCCTTGGGCATCGAGACCGCCTTGGCGTTGTCGATGGCGGTGCGGAGGCGCGGATTGCCGCCGGGGTCACCGCCGCCAAGCTTGGCGGCCATGGTGATTTCGCGGATGTGACGCGTGAACAGCGAACTCCGCTTCTTGTCGGTCGCGGCCTTCGCCCGCTTGATCGTTTTCCATTTGCTATGGCCAGCCATGCGATCCTCTTGCAGGGGTACGCGCGGAATGTATCAAGGGGGCTGGGGGCAGTGCTACCGCCGTGGCTGTTCCTGCCCGGACTAGCCGTCGAGCACATCCTCGAAGCGCACAAACCGCCCCTCGAAGTACAGATCCACGTAGCCCCGCGCCCCGTCCCGCTGCTTGAGTACCGCCAGTTCCGCCGCGCCGGCCACCCCGAGGTCGGCCTCGTACAGCTCCTCGCGGTAGAGTCCGAGCACGACATCGGCGTGGGCACCCACCGCGTCGCGCATGCCGAAATCCGCCAGTCGAGGCCGTAGGTCGCGCCGTGTGCGATCCAGCGCGCCCAGATGTGTGGTCAGCAGCACGACGACCTGTCGCTTGAGCGCCAGCCGCTTGAACTCGAGCACCGCCTGTGCGAGTGCGTCGTCCAGGCCTCCTGAGCCATGCACAAAACCGCTCAGGGCATCCACCACCACGAGCGCTGTGCCGGGGCTCGCATCGAGCGCCGTGGCCACGTCGTCTACCCGACCGCTGCACACCGTCTCCACCACCGGCACGCGATCACGCAGAGCGAGGGCCGCCGCAGCCAGGCGCACGTGTTCCTCCTCAGACACGGCACCAAGCCGCAGCAAGTCGAGCGGCACCCGGGCCTCGGCGGCCAGGAGGCGTTCGTGAATTCGCGACGGCAACTGCTCGGAGCTCACCAGCAGCGCGCGGCCAAGTCGCCCGGTGGGCCCGAGGGCGGCCCGCTGCGCAATGGCCAGTGCCAGCGCGCTGCAGCCCGCCGCATGATCGCCGCCCAGCACCACGAGATCACCGCGGCGAAATCCGCCGCCCAGCGCCCGGTCCAGCGTCCGAAAGCCGCTCGGGACCAGGTCGTCTGCGAGCTGCAGGCCGGCGTGGGCCGGTGAGGACTCGCCCGCATCCATGCGCGCCGCCAACTGCGACACCAACCGGGTAAGCGGCGAGATGTCGCTGTCGTGCATCACGACACCGCCGCCAGTTGTCGCGCCAGCTTCTCCAGCTCCTGCACCGCCGCCCCGTCGAGATAGGAATTGACGGCGGCAATGAGCGAACGCAGCGCGCCGGCCGTCGCCAGCGGAGAGGTTGCGGTGGCGTCGAGGCAGCGGGCAAAGGGCACCCGGGTGGGCGCCGGCAGCGCAAGGGAGGCCAGCCAAACCTTGGCCGCCGCCGCACGCGTGGCACGATCGGCCGGTGCCAGGCCTTCGTCGGGTAACACACCCTGCGCCAGCCTGGCCACCAGCAGCGCGGCCAGGGCCACCTCGCGCCCGCCGCCGAGCGGCAGGCGGCCCGTCAGCGATGCCAGTGCGGGCAGGGGAAAACGCAGGGAATCGAGAGCGTAGGGGAGTCGTTGCACGGCACAAACCTACCACGCCGTGGTAACTTTCGGGATGAAGACGATTCTGTGGGTGGACGACGAGGCGGAGCTGCTCGAGCCGCATCGCCTCTTGCTGGGAGACAAGGGCTACGAGGTGCAAACGGCCACCAACGCCGATGACGCCCTCGAATTGCTCCGTCGCCACCCCTTCGATCTGGTCCTGCTGGACGAGCAGATGCCCGGTACCCGCGGGCTTGATGCCTACAAGGACATCCGCGAACTCGCGCCGGCTCTGCCCGTGGTCATGGTCACCAAGAGCGAAGAGGACGCGACGCTCAAGGAAGCCATCGGTGCCAACATCCGCGACTATCTCGTCAAACCGGTGACGCCGCGGCAGGTGCTGTCGGTCATCACCAAGATTCTCGACGGCCCGCTCATCCGCTCGCAGGCATTGGCTCGTGCCTTCGTGGAGCGCTTCCGCGCCATTGAGACCGAGCGCTATGCGGGGCTCGACTGGCGTGGCTGGATCGAGCGCTTCTCCGAACTCATGCAGTGGGACGTGGACCTCGCGGAAGCGGGAGAGCTGGGCCTGCACGAGTCGCTGCGTGGCCTCTATCCCGACATGCACCGCGAGTTCGCGACCTACATGCGCAGCGAGTATCCGCGCTGGCTGCGCGACGAGGAAGGCGATCGGCCGCCGCTCTCGGTGGACGTGTTCGGCGAGTTCGTGCTGCCGGTACTCTCGCGCGATCGCAAGGTCATCTTCGTCATCATCGATTGCCTGCGCCTCGATCAGTGGCGCGTGCTCGAGCCGCTGCTGGCGCCGTGGTTCGAGGTGGAGACCTCGCACTACTTCTCCATTCTGCCCACGGCCACACCCTACGCACGTAACGCGCTGTTCTCCGGCCTCTTCCCGGGCGAGATTGCCGCGCGCCATCCCGACTGGTGGGGTGAGCGAGACGACGAGGCGCTCAATGCGCACGAAAAGGACTTGCTGGTGGCGCAGCTGGCCGCACTGCAACATCCGGTGCCGGTGCGCTATCAGAAGCTCACGTCGGCCTCCGACAGCGACGACCTCGAACGGCATCTGCCGGCGGCCATTGCCGGCGACGGCGTGCATGCCTTCGTGTTCAACTTCGTCGACATGCTCACGCACGGCCGCTCGGAGTCGATGATTCTCTTCGAGGTGGCGCGTGACGAGATCGCGCTGCGTGCGCTCACGCGGCAGTGGTTCGAACGCTCGGCGCTCTTCTCGCTCCTCAAGGAAGCATCGCGTCGCAACGTTGCGGTGGTCGTGACCAGCGATCACGGTGCGCTGCACTGCAACACGCCGGCCACAGTGTTTGCCAAGCGCGACGCCACGGCCAACCTGCGCTACAAATTCGGCGAAGACATCCGTGCCGAGCGCCCCGAGCAGGCGCTGTTGTTCAGCAATCCCGACGACCTGCGTCTGCCGCATCGCTCGCCGGGCACCAACACGCTGCTGGCTGCCGGCGACACGTTCTTTGTGTATCCCACCAAGCTGCGCGAGTATCAGGGCCGGTACCGCGGGTCCTTCCTGCATGGCGGCGTGTCACCGGAGGAATGCATCCTGCCGGTGTCCCTGCTCACGCCCAAGCGCTGAGGCGACGTGAGTACTGGTACCTATCGCACGCCCGCATCGCAGCTCTGGCGCCGTCTCTGGCGTTTTGTCGGACCACACAAGGGCAAGCTGGTGGCCGTGGTGCTGCTCAATGCGGCCGCGGCCTTTGCCGATGTGTTCTCGTTCACGCTGCTCATTCCGTTTCTGAATGCGTTGTTCGAGGCCGACTCGCTCTTGCCGGCGACGGGCACGGTTGGCCGAGTCCTTGATGCCACGATCGGCTTCCTTCTGGACGAGCAGGATCGCAAGGGCTCACTGCTCCGCGTCATGGGCATTGTCATTGCCGCCGTCACACTCAAGAACACACTCATCTGGTTGAGTGGGCAGGTGGGTGTGAAGCTGCAGGAGTTCGTCGTGCGCGATCTGCGCGACGCGTTGTATGCGCACTTGCTGCGGCTGCCGCTGCCGTGGTTCACGCGCAACAAGGTGGGGCAGATCATCGCTCGCGTGCTCAATGACACGGCCAGCGCCAAGACCGTCGTTACTGAACTGGTAACGCGGTCACTGTGGAGTTTCGCACAGGTAGTAGCCACGCTGGTCGCGATGTTCACGCTCTCGTGGCAACTCTCGATTGCGGCTCTGGTCATTGCACCGATAACAGTTGGCGCCATTCAGCCCGTGCTCCGCAAGCTTCGCAAGGGCTATCGCCGTCTCGGGAACGAACAGGGCGAGATGACGAGTCTTGTGCAGGAAGTGGTGAGTGGGGTGCGGCTGGTGAAGTCGTATCGTGCCGAGGCGCGCGAAGAAGCCAAGTTCACCGAGCGCAACGGCGCCTTTGCCAAGGGCTTTGTGCGGGTGGGGCGGCTCGCGTTGCTGTCGGGCCCGGTCACCGAAACACTCGGGACCTTCACCGCGGTGGCCATTCTCTGGTATGGCGCGCAGTTGGTGGATCAGAAGGCCATGGTTGGCGCCGAGCTGCTGGTGTTCCTCATCCAGGTCATGCGTCTGCTGCAGCCGCTCAAGCAGCTCTCGCAGGCGCCTGCCGCGGCGCAGCAGTCTCTCGCCAGCGCCGAGCGCATCTTCGAGGTGCTCGACGCGGAAACCGAGACTGCCCGCGATCGTGGCACGCGCCATACGGCCACGTTCAACGACAGCATCGCCTTCGAGAACGTCAGCTTTGCCTATGAGTCCGATCGCTACGCGCTGCAGGACGTCACCTTCACCGCCCGAAAGGGCGAGGTGGTGGCGCTCGTGGGGGCGAGTGGCGCGGGGAAGAGTACGCTGGTGGACTTGCTGCCGCGCTTCATCGACCCGACGGGTGGCGTCATTCGCCTCGATGGGGTGGACCTGCGCGACATCCGTCTCGATGCGCTGCGCGCACTGACCGGCATTGTCAGTCAGGACACGGTGCTGTTCAACGACACCGTGCGCGCCAACGTGGCCTTCGGGCGGCCGGACGCGACTCAGGCGCAACTCGAAGCGGCGGCACGCGCCGCCAATGCACTCTCGTTCATCGAGGCCATGCCGGAGGGATGGGACACCAACCTGGGCGAACGCGGCACGCGTCTCTCCGGCGGCCAGCGTCAGCGTCTGGCCATTGCCCGCGCGCTGCTCAGTGACCCGCCGCTGCTCATTCTCGACGAGGCCACCAGCGCACTCGACGTGGAAAGTGAGCGTCTCGTGCAGGAGGCCATTGATCGCCTGCTCGAAGGCCGCACGGTATTTGTCATCGCGCATCGACTGGCCACCATTCAGCACGCCAACCGCATTCTCGTGTTTGATGCCGGGCGTCTGGTGGAGCAGGGCACACACGGGGAACTGATCGCACAGGGCGGAGCCTACGCGCGCCTGCACGCGCTGCAGTTTGACCGGAGCGCCGAGCGCGCCGTCGACCGGGCGGACGACGTGGCCGTCGCCACGACGGCCTGAGTCATGCGGGTGCTGGGACTCAGCACCGACCCGCGCTGGGGCGCGCACGCCCGCATTCTCGGCACCTGGCTGCAGGCACTCGCCGCCGAGGGCGACGTGGTGGCCCTGGCCTGCGTGCCCGGATCGGCGATGGCCCGCGGTGCGCGCGCTGAATGGCCGCGGCTTTCCCTGCGCGATGTTCGGGCCGACGGGTGGTGGCGGCGCACGCAGAGTGTGCGCGAGGTGGTACAGGCGCTGCGACCTGATGCCGTGCTGGTGTGCAGCGGCGATGATGCGGCCGCCGCGGCCTTGGCCATGGGGACACGCGGTCCGGTGGTGTGGCGTGAATCTGCGGCTTCGCGCACAGAACGCGCGGGATGGCGCCAGCGCGCGGCACTGGTCCGTGGCACGGTACGGCGCATGGAGGCCGGCCAGCATACGGTATACTGGCCACCGCCAGATGCGGAGGATACCGCTTCTGCGACTGGCGTGTTGCGGCTGACACCGACCGGCCCCGTGCGCGCCGACGTGTTCTCAGCGGCGCCTCTGCCAACGGCGCCTCTGCCAACGGCGCCTCTGCCAACGGCGCCTCTGCCAGCGGTATCATCGCCCGTCGCCTCGCCGAGCGTGACATTGCTGCTTCCCCCAAAGCTCGATGACGAGGGCCGGCATGCATTGCGTGTCGTCGGGGCTTTGCATGAGCGCCAACCGTCATTGCAGCTGACGCTGGTGGCCGAGGGCGGGGAGCGTGGCAAGGCGCCCTCGTTGCAGGATGCCAGGATCCATGCGGCCGCTCTGGGCATGGCCGGCGCGCTGTGTGTACAGTCGCTCGACGAGTGGATCGCGGCCTCACCGCGCGGCGAGGATGTGTTGTGGGTGGTGGACGGCGGCGATGCCGGCACGCTGGCCTTGCTGGATGCCATGCACCGCGCCACGCCGGTCGTCGTGCCGAGCAAACATCAGCAGGCCGATCTGGTACTGCCGGGTGTCACGGGACTGCACGCGCCTCCAGTCGGTCATCAGGTCTCGCCAATGGACGACGGCGCCCAGTTGCTGTCTGATCTGGCGCGCGTGCTGGGCGACGCCGAGTGGCGGCGCGGTATGGGGGCGGCCGCCCAGCGACACGTCCACCGCGTTCGTGCACCGCGTGCCATACTTCACGGGTTGCGCGTGATGCTCGACCCGACTTCCTCTCCGCTCTCATGACTCCCAGTCTTCTGCAGCTGCGCGCCCGCGAATACGGGTGGATGGACAACGACGCGTCCATGTATCTGAACGCCGCCTCCGTGGGCCCCCTGCCGGCTGCCGCAGTGGCCGCGGCCAACGAATGGTCGGCCCTCCGGCAGCAGCCGCATCACATCTCGGTGCCGCGCATGCAGGACGCCGCGGCCACGGCGCGCGCGCAGTTTGCCGCGCTCATCGGTGCGCGTGCCGAGGAAATCGCGCTCATGCCCAACACCACTTACGGGCTCAATCTCGCCGCTCGAGCGTTGCCACTCAGGCCGGGCAGCATACTCACGTTCGATGGTGAGTTTCCGAGTTGTGTGTATCCGTTTCAGGCCCTGGGTTCGCGCGGCATTTCGCTCGATCTCATTCCGCGCACGAACGGTCTGCCGGATGAAGACGCGTTGGTCGCCGCCATTGAGCAGCGCAGCGACGTGGTGGCCGTGGTGGTGAGCTGGGTGCAGTTTGCCACGGGTTATGTGGCCGATCTCGCGCGCATCGGCGCGGCCTGTCGCGCCAAGGGTGTGTTTTTCATCGTGGATGGCATCCAGGGCTGCGGCGTGCGACCCATCGACGTGCACGCGCTGCCCATTGATGTGTTCGCGAGCGGCGCGCAGAAGTGGCAGCTCTCACCCTGGGGGACGGGTTTCGTGTACGTGCGGCCCGACCTCATCACCAGCCTCGAGCCGCACGATGTGGGCTGGGCCTGCATGAAGAGCAGCACGGACTACACGCGTCTCACGGACTACGAGTTCGACTTCTTCGACGACGCGCGACGCTTCGAGGTGGTGACCATTGCCTACCACGACTTTGCGGTGGCCAATGCGGCCACGGCCCTGTTGCTCGAAGCAGGCGTGGCACAGGTGGCGCAGCACCTCACGCAGCTCGGCGACATGGTGGTGGACTGGGCCCAGAGCCGCCGCGACGTGACGCTGGTAACGCCGGCCGAGCCCGCCCGCCGCGCGGGCGTGCTCTCATTCACGCCCACTGACCTGGACGGCATGCATGCCCGGCTGCGTGAGGGCGGCGTGGTGCATACGGTGCGAGAGGGTGCAATCCGGCTGTCGCCGCATATGTACAACACCGCCGACGAAATCAGCC includes:
- a CDS encoding YebC/PmpR family DNA-binding transcriptional regulator — translated: MAGHSKWKTIKRAKAATDKKRSSLFTRHIREITMAAKLGGGDPGGNPRLRTAIDNAKAVSMPKDNIERAIKKGTGELEGADYTEVLYEAYGPGGVAIMIQAVTDNPTRTVADVRHKLSRNGGNMGTSNSVAFMFDRKGQMTVPADGVNEDALIEAALEAGADDVSNEGEVFVITTEPASLHAVKEGLESKKYTIDDAELAWVPKNTVKVEGDNATNLLKLLEALEELDDVQKVDANFEMDESAMAGA
- a CDS encoding DnaB-like helicase C-terminal domain-containing protein, which produces MHDSDISPLTRLVSQLAARMDAGESSPAHAGLQLADDLVPSGFRTLDRALGGGFRRGDLVVLGGDHAAGCSALALAIAQRAALGPTGRLGRALLVSSEQLPSRIHERLLAAEARVPLDLLRLGAVSEEEHVRLAAAALALRDRVPVVETVCSGRVDDVATALDASPGTALVVVDALSGFVHGSGGLDDALAQAVLEFKRLALKRQVVVLLTTHLGALDRTRRDLRPRLADFGMRDAVGAHADVVLGLYREELYEADLGVAGAAELAVLKQRDGARGYVDLYFEGRFVRFEDVLDG
- a CDS encoding response regulator, which encodes MKTILWVDDEAELLEPHRLLLGDKGYEVQTATNADDALELLRRHPFDLVLLDEQMPGTRGLDAYKDIRELAPALPVVMVTKSEEDATLKEAIGANIRDYLVKPVTPRQVLSVITKILDGPLIRSQALARAFVERFRAIETERYAGLDWRGWIERFSELMQWDVDLAEAGELGLHESLRGLYPDMHREFATYMRSEYPRWLRDEEGDRPPLSVDVFGEFVLPVLSRDRKVIFVIIDCLRLDQWRVLEPLLAPWFEVETSHYFSILPTATPYARNALFSGLFPGEIAARHPDWWGERDDEALNAHEKDLLVAQLAALQHPVPVRYQKLTSASDSDDLERHLPAAIAGDGVHAFVFNFVDMLTHGRSESMILFEVARDEIALRALTRQWFERSALFSLLKEASRRNVAVVVTSDHGALHCNTPATVFAKRDATANLRYKFGEDIRAERPEQALLFSNPDDLRLPHRSPGTNTLLAAGDTFFVYPTKLREYQGRYRGSFLHGGVSPEECILPVSLLTPKR
- a CDS encoding ABC transporter ATP-binding protein, encoding MSTGTYRTPASQLWRRLWRFVGPHKGKLVAVVLLNAAAAFADVFSFTLLIPFLNALFEADSLLPATGTVGRVLDATIGFLLDEQDRKGSLLRVMGIVIAAVTLKNTLIWLSGQVGVKLQEFVVRDLRDALYAHLLRLPLPWFTRNKVGQIIARVLNDTASAKTVVTELVTRSLWSFAQVVATLVAMFTLSWQLSIAALVIAPITVGAIQPVLRKLRKGYRRLGNEQGEMTSLVQEVVSGVRLVKSYRAEAREEAKFTERNGAFAKGFVRVGRLALLSGPVTETLGTFTAVAILWYGAQLVDQKAMVGAELLVFLIQVMRLLQPLKQLSQAPAAAQQSLASAERIFEVLDAETETARDRGTRHTATFNDSIAFENVSFAYESDRYALQDVTFTARKGEVVALVGASGAGKSTLVDLLPRFIDPTGGVIRLDGVDLRDIRLDALRALTGIVSQDTVLFNDTVRANVAFGRPDATQAQLEAAARAANALSFIEAMPEGWDTNLGERGTRLSGGQRQRLAIARALLSDPPLLILDEATSALDVESERLVQEAIDRLLEGRTVFVIAHRLATIQHANRILVFDAGRLVEQGTHGELIAQGGAYARLHALQFDRSAERAVDRADDVAVATTA
- a CDS encoding glycosyltransferase, translating into MRVLGLSTDPRWGAHARILGTWLQALAAEGDVVALACVPGSAMARGARAEWPRLSLRDVRADGWWRRTQSVREVVQALRPDAVLVCSGDDAAAAALAMGTRGPVVWRESAASRTERAGWRQRAALVRGTVRRMEAGQHTVYWPPPDAEDTASATGVLRLTPTGPVRADVFSAAPLPTAPLPTAPLPTAPLPAVSSPVASPSVTLLLPPKLDDEGRHALRVVGALHERQPSLQLTLVAEGGERGKAPSLQDARIHAAALGMAGALCVQSLDEWIAASPRGEDVLWVVDGGDAGTLALLDAMHRATPVVVPSKHQQADLVLPGVTGLHAPPVGHQVSPMDDGAQLLSDLARVLGDAEWRRGMGAAAQRHVHRVRAPRAILHGLRVMLDPTSSPLS